In Rhizobium sp. CIAT894, the genomic window GCTGGCAGGGCGCCCCCCGTCACCCCCTTCATCGGCGCGTCATCGTCATTGCCAACCCAGACACCCACCACGAGGGCGTCCGTGAAGCCGACGAACCAGGCATCCCGATTGTTCTGGCTGGTGCCGGTCTTGCCGGCCGCAAAGGTGCCGGGATCTGCTCCCCGTCCAGTGCCGCGCTCGACCACCAGTTGCAGCAGCCCGAGGAGATCGGACTGGTAGGGCGAGAGATCGACACTCGGCTTCGATTGTGCGCCAACGCGAAAGGTCTTGGGCTGCCCTGCCGCTTGGAAATCGATGATGCCCCAGGGCCTGACAGGTGCCCTGCCGAGCTGGACGGACGCATAGGCGCTGGTGAGATTAAGCAGATTGACTTCGGAGGTACCGAGCGCCAAAGACGGCGTGTTGGCCAGTGGCGCATCGATGCCGAGTTCGCGCGCTGCGGCAATCACATTGTCCAGGCCGACCTCTTGGGCAAGCGTTACTGACGCGGCATTGAGCGATCGCGCGAACGCCTCGGCAAGCGTGACCCAACCGTGATAATTGCCGCCGGAATTTTCCGGCGACCAGCCATCGATGTCGATTGGCGCGTCCAGCACCTGGTCGGACAAGGTGAGCCCAGCTTTCAATGCCGCGAAGTAGACAAACAGCTTGAAGGTGGAGCCCGGCTGGCGCATCGCAGTGACGGCGCGGTTGAACTGGCTCGCCTTGTAGTCGCGCCCGCCAACCATCGCAACGACCGCGCCGTCCGGCGTCATCGCAACCAGCGCGGCCTGCGATGCTCCCACTGTTTTTCCTTCACCATCTAAGGACCTTGTCACGATCCTTTCGGCGATCTGCTGCAATTGCGGCACCAGCGTGGTGCGCACCGTCGTCGAGCCTGGCGAGGAGCCGGCGATTTCGCTCGCCTGCGGCGAAATCCAGTCTGCAAACCAGCTTCCGGAGCGCGGCGTGGGCGTCGTTGGGTGCAGCCTGGCAAAGCTCGTCTTGGCCTCCGCCGCCTGTGGCGCGGTGATTTTGCCATTGGCCGTCATCGCGTCGAGAACGACCATGGTGCGCTGCCGGGCGCCTTCGAAATTGTCGATCGGGTTCCATTGGCTCGGCGCCCGCAGCAGCCCCGCCAGCATCGCCGACTCCGGCAGGTTGAGGGCGCCGATATCCTTGTTGAAATAGATGCGCGCGGCGGCAGGCATGCCGGTTGCGCCCGCGCCAAGATAGACGCTGTTGAGATAGCGCGTCAGGATTTCATGCTTGCCGAGCTTCCACTCCAGCCAGACGGCGATGACAAGCTCCTGAATCTTCCGTTTTATCGTTCGATCGCTGTCGAGATATTGCAGCTTGATGAGCTGCTGCGTGATGGTGCTGCCGCCCTCGACCACCGAGCCGGCCTCCAGGTTCCGCAGAAACGCCCTGCCGATGCCCCTCGGATCGACGCCGAAATGGTCCATGAACCGGCGGTCCTCGATCGAAAGCACGGCGTCGATCAGATGGGGTGGAAACTGGTCGTATCGCGCATATGGTCCTTGATAAGGCCCCTGTCTGACCAATGGCGCGCCGTCGGCGGTTTCCAGCACCACGACCGGCTTCAGTGTTCCATCCCGGATTTCGCTCCAGGGCACATCCTTCAGTGCCCATACCAGCACGCTGGTGACGAGGAGGCAGACAAGCAACGCCGTCCCTATGGCGAATTTCCGCCAGCCCGCCAGAAGCGGCCGGCGCCGCCGGCGACTTTCACCAGGATTGCCACGCCGATCGCGAATTCCGCGTCCGGCTCTGGCCAGAGCAGTGGTCATCCACCGAATTGGCGCCGATGTGGTTACCAGCCGCATCGACCTCCTCAGCTTCCGCCTTAGAACCGAAGCGGCTGTCCTGGTCTTCGCCAACGCCGAACTTGCCTGCAAATCGTGACGCAGCGCACGGAACAGACTGCTCGCGGCCCGTCTGGTTTGGCCGAAGGATCCCTGGGGCGGTTGCGGGTCGTCGACTTGGGTGATGTCTTGCGAATCCGAGGCTGCGGCTTGCGGCGCCGAATCGACTGTCTGATTGCGACCCGAGCTCGAGCTGCCAACGCTTTCACCTGAGGATTCGGCACTTGAGGATTCGGGCGAATTGGGCATCGTTTACCGCTAAAAAGCCAACGCAGCATGACCTTTATAGCCGGGTGATGCCGAGTGTTCTACCGCAAAAGGCCAAACGTTTCCCGTTTCCCGTCTGGCCGCCGGAAGCAGACACGAAGCTCATTTCACAACGTCCAAGTCCTGGAGGCCAGTCCTGCTGGCCCCCAGATCTTATCAGATATCGCTGGCAGCGCTCGACCAGAGGTCGGCGGCTTCGGCTGCCGTCATGCGCCGTACCTCGGCCTCGTGGCTGCGGCTGGCGAAGAGTTCGCTGGCCATGATCTGTTCGGCAAGATCGGCCGGCAGCGAGAGAATGACGCGGCCTTCGCCATTGTGCAGGCCGCCAAGTTCGGTGCGCTTGCCGGTCACCATGCCGCCGGCGACCGTGTTGTTGGTCTCCGGATCGATCAGGATGAAGGAGCCGGACTGCCGGTTCTGCTCATACGGGTCGAAGATCGCCGCTTCGTCGAAGGAAAGGCGCACTTTGCCGATTGCGTTCATGTAGAGCCGCTGGGCGGCGTTCCATGTGCCGGTCTTGAGTTCCAGCTGGCTGAGCGGCTGCACCTGGACGCGCTGGCGGCGCGAACCGCTTTTCAGCCAGTAGCGTTTGCCGGGCTCGATGCCTTCGGGCTGGAGTGCGACGATCTGTGCGTCGAAGGCAAGGCCGACCTGCGGCTGGGCGTCGATCGAGACGATCATGTCGCCGCGCGCCACATCGACCTGGCGGTCGAGCACCAGCGTGATCGCATCACCGGCAACGGCGGCATTGCGCACCAGATCGAAGGTGACGATCTTGGAGACATTGGCGACCATGCCGGACGGCAGGATCATGACGCTGTCGCCCGGCTTGACCGAGCCGCCGGCAACCGTGCCCTGATAACCGCGGAAGCTTTCGCCCGGGCGCGAGACACGCTGCACCGAAAGGCGGAAGCCGACCGTCTGCGACGAGCGCACGGTCGCAAGCTCCAGCGTCTCGACCAGCGTCGGGCCGGTGTACCAGGGCATGGCGGCCTGGCCGGAATAGACGACGTTTTCGCCCTTCAGCGCCGACATCGGAATGGCGGTGATCTGCTTGACGCCGAGCGACAGGGCAAATTCCCGGAATTCATGGCTGATCTTGTCGAAGCCGGCGCGATCATAGCCCGTCAGGTCGATCTTGTTGACGGCGAGCACGAACTGCTTGATGCCGAGCAGCGAAGCGATCGTCGCGTGGCGGCGCGTCTGCTCCAGAATGCCGAAGCGCGCATCGACGAGCAGGATGGCGAGATCGGCGGTCGAGGCGCCGGTCGCCATGTTGCGGGTATATTGCTCGTGGCCGGGCGTGTCGGCGACGATGAAGGAGCGCTTGTCGGTCGAGAAATAGCGATAGGCGACATCGATGGTGATGCCCTGTTCGCGCTCGGCCTGCAGGCCGTCGAGCAGCAGGGCGAAGTCGGGCAGGCCGAGATCGTTCTGCTTGCCGGTGGAATCGCGCTGCAGCGTGGCGGCCTGGTCTTCCTTGACCGCCTTGGTGTCCCAGAGCAGGCGGCCGATCAGGGTCGACTTGCCGTCATCGACGCTGCCGCAGGTAATCAGGCGCAACGGGCGCGAGTCGCGCAGAGCTTTCTGCGGCTCGGCCGCAGGCAGGCTGACGGCGGTGGCGGCCGAGACGGCGGTGTTGGCTGCGGTCATCTCAGAAATATCCTTCACGCTTCTTCTTTTCCATGGAGCCGGACTGGTCGCGGTCGATGGCGCGGCCCTGGCGTTCGGACACCGTTGCAATTTCGAGTTCGGCGATCACCTCTTCGAGGGTGGTCGCCTGGGAGCGGATGGCGCCGGTCAGCGGGAAATCGCCGAGCGTGCGGAAGCGGATCATGCCTTCCTGGCGCACTTCGCCGGGCAGCAGTTCCAGGCGCGGATCCTCGGCCAGGATCATCATGCCGTCGCGCTCCACGAACGGCCGCTTCCTGGCGTAGTAGAGCGGCACCAGCGGAATGTCCTCGGCCTGGATGTAGCGCCAGATATCCACTTCCGTCCAGTTCGACAGCGGGAAGGCGCGCACGCTCTCGCCCTTGCGGATCATGCCGTTATAGACGTTCCAGAGTTCCGGCCGCTGGTTGCGCGGATCCCAGCGATGGTCGGGGGTACGGAAGGAATAGATGCGCTCCTTGGCGCGGCTTGCCTCCTCGTCGCGGCGCGCGCCGCCGAAAGCGGCGTCGAACTGGCCGGCATCGAGCGCCTGGCGCAGGCTTTCGGTCTTCATGATGTCGGTGAAGGCGGCCGAACCATGGGTGAAGGGCGTGATGTTTTCGGCCGCGCCGCGCGGATTGATGTGCTCGATCAGGTCGAGATCGTACTTCTTCGCGGTTTCGTCGCGGAAGGCGATCATCTCGCGGAATTTCCAGCCGGTATTCACATGCAGCAGCGGGAAGGGCACGCGGCCGGGATAGAAGGCCTTGCGCGCCAGGTGCAGCAGCACCGAGGAATCCTTGCCGATCGAATAGAGCATGACGGGACGCTCGAATTCGGCCGCGACCTCGCGGAAGATATGGATGGATTCGTTTTCCAGCGCCTTCAGATGCGGGTCGAGCGGCGCCTTGGTGCTCTGGGGATTGCTGAGTTCCGTATCCGGACGGCTATCGGGCATGTCTTACTCCAGGCTGTCTGTCGTTTGCGGCGGCCCGCAAACAATTCCTTGATGTTGGCTTTCCCAAGGCAGCGGCGGTCGCCGCGCCTTGAATTGGGATAGCCGTGAAGTTGATTATACCGCGGCGATCGCCGCAGCTTCTTCGGCGACATGCAGGCCGCATTCGCGCGTCTCGTCCTGCTCCCACCACCAGCGGCCGGCGCGTTCCGGCTCGCCGGGCTTGATCGCCCGGGTGCAGGGCTCGCAGCCGATCGAGGGATAGCCGCGGGCATGCAGCGGGTTGACCGGCACGCCGTTTGCGGCAACGAAGGCCTTGATCGCCTCGAGATCCCAATCGGCGAGCGGATTGACCTTCAACAGGTGCCGTTCGGCATCATATTCGGCAAAGGGCGTTTCAGCGCGGTTGGCGGATTGGCCGCGGCGCAGGCCGGTGATCCAGATGGTGGCACCTTCGAGCGCGCGCGCAAGCGGCTTCAGCTTGCGCACGCCGCAACAGGCATGCCGGGCCTCGACGCTCTCGTAGAAACCGTTGAGGCCGTATTGCGCCGCATAGGCGTCGATATCGGCCTTTTCAGGCTCATAGCGCTGGATCTTGATGTCGTACTGGCTTTCCGTCTCTTCGATCAGCGCCAGCGTCTCGGCAAACAGCCGGCCGGTCTGCAGCGTTGCGACATCGATCGGCAGGCGGTGGGTGCCGATCTCGGCTGATATCACCTGGTCCTCGATGCCGAGCGAAGTGGTGAACACCACACGGCCGCCGAGGCTCGAGACCAGCGACAGACGCCCGGCCAGGTCGAGACCCGCCAGCCTGTCATTCACAGCCTCGGCTTCGGCAATCGAATTGATAACAGTCATAGATTCCTGTCCTTTGTTGACCGGAGTATCGCAGTTCAATCCAGGATCGGACAGAAAAAGGGATTTCGAAAGCTGCGGCCGGAGGAGCAAATATCTCTCCTAAGCTGCCGCAATGCAAAAAAAACAGCCGCCCGAGGATAAAAATCCCCGCGAACAGCTTGTATGTCTATAAAAATAGTAGAGTTACACGTAGCCTGTCAATCCGAAATCTGAAGTGATGCCGAAAAAGGTGCGAAACGGACCGTTTTGGCGTAGATTGCAGAACGTTGGCCGAGGGTGAAAAACAAGGCCAAAATGCTTGTTCCTCAAGGCCTTCCCCGGCGCGTTCAAATTCCGTTCATGCTGGTTGTGCCATAGAGGCGAAAGTACTTCCGTAGCGGTGCGGAGAATCGCGCCGCCTGTGTGTGTCGATGGTCTGAGATGATTACGCAAAAGGCGAAATATGCGCTGCGGGCGCTGACGGCTCTGGCCGATGCCGATGCCGACGAACCGGTGATGATTTCCGATATCGCGGCACAGCAGAAGATCCCGAAGAAGTTCCTCGAACAGATCCTGCTCGACCTGAAACATCACGGCATCGTCGTCAGCCGCCGCGGCAAGCAGGGCGGTTATCTCCTGCTCAAACCTGCCCACACCATCACCTTCGGCGAGATCCTGCGCATCGTCGACGGCCCGATCGCGCCGCTGCCCTGCCTGTCGATCACCGCCTACCGCCGGTGCGACGATTGCGACGGCGAACAGAACTGCCAGATCCGCCACGTCTTCGCCAAGGTGGCCGACGCCACCCGCAAGGTGCTGTTCTCCACGACCATCGCCGACGCCGCCCAGCCCGCCCACAGCGCCGAAGTCACCCGGCTGCTCGCCTGATCGGCAGCTTTCCCAGATCATCCCGCTCCCGCCCGCCGCGCCCTGATCGCCGCGGCGATGAACACGCGTGAGAGGCCGTGGTAGAGCGGCTCGCGCGACAGGAGCCGCGAGGTGATGTAGCCGATCATCGACACCGCCATGATCGGGATGACGGCCTGGTGATCGCCGGTCATTTCCAGAATGATGACGAAGGCCGTCATCGGCGCCTGCACCACGCCGGAGAAATAGCCGGCCATGCCGAGGATCGCCGCAAGCGCAATGCCGCTGCCCATCAGCTGGCCGACGGTGCTGCCGAAGCCGGCGCCGACGGCAAGCGAAGGCGCGAAGATGCCGCCCGGAATGCCTGAAATCATCGACAGGAAGCCGGCAACCAGCTTTTCCAGGAAGAAGATCAGGGGCAGGGGGTTGCCTTCGACGGCCCCTTTCGCCTGGTCGTAACCGGTGCCGAAGGTCGTGCCGCCCGAGAGCATGCCGATGACGGCGACGGCAAGGCCGCAGACGGCCGCCAGCAGCACCATCCGCCGCAGCGGCTGCGGCTGCGCGAAACGGCGGATATGCTGGCCGGCATGGAGCGCAAGGCCGCTGAACGCAGCGCCAAGGGCGCCGCCGCCGATGCCGCAGACGAGCACCAGTTCCCAGTCGCGCAGCGAAGCCGGCGCAACGGATGTCGAGCCGAAATAATTATAACTGCCGGCAAGCCCGAGCGCGGCAAGGCCCGACAGGATGACGGCGGTCAGGACAAGGCCGTTGGCGCGCGATTCGTAGGTCCGGCTCATTTCCTCGATGGCAAAGACGATGCCGGCAAGCGGCGTGTTGAAGGCGGCTGCAATGCCGGCGGCCGAGCCGGCGAGGATCAGGCCGCGGGCCTGCGCCATGCCGCCGAAGCGGGCGACGGCCAGCATGATCGATGCGCCCACCTGCACGGTCGGCCCTTCGCGGCCGATCGATGCGCCGCTGAGGAGGCCGAGCACCGTCAGCACGATCTTGCCGAAGACGAGCCGCAGCGACAGCAGGCGGGTGCGGTCTTCCGCATCGCGCAGATGCCGCGCGGCGATCGCCTGGGGAATGCCGCTGCCCTGCGCATTCGGGAAAAACCGCGCCGCAAGATAGGCCGACAGCATGAAGCCGAGAGGCGTGATGACGAGCGGCAGCAGGAAGCCCCATTCGCCCGATGCGGTCAGGCCGGCAAAGGCGCGCTGGGCGAGATCGGCAAGCCTGGCAAAGCCGACGCTGATGATGCCGATCGCAAAGGCGCCGCACCAAAAGATCAGCCGCGGACGCCAGAGCGCGAGAGAACCCCAGAGAACACGGGATCGGCGAAGAAGTCGGGACTTGCGGTACAACACTGGCAGGCCGGAGCGGATATTGACTGTGCCTCTTCCTAACCCCGTTTGCGGGGAGAGGACCACCTCTTTCTTCAAGATTTGGTGAAATGGCTTTTCACGCCGCCGCAATGCGCCGCCTGCCTGCCCATTCGGGTAGGGAGAAGATCCATGTTTGCACTTTCGATAAAGCATGTGCTGGCTGCCGTCGGTCTGTCGGCTGCCTTTGCGACGAGCGCTGCTGCCCACCACGGCTGGTCCTGGGTCGAGGCGGGTCAGATCGAGCTTCGCGGTACCATCGAGACAATATCATGGGGCGGACCGCATCCGACGCGTGATGTCGCGACCGCCGATGACGGCGTCTGGTAAGTCGAACTCGGCAAGATTTTCTCAGTCGCTGCCGCGCATGAATTGTGCCGGTGCAGGGAGTTGAATAAAACACGTTGATCCGCCATATTGCATTGCAAATGCAACGCATGAGGCAGGCTATGAAAACTGCATCGCTCCCATCCCTTCGCGTGGATCCTGAATTGCGTGCTGCCGCCGAAAGCGTTCTGAAAGAAGGTGAGAGCTTATCGTCGCTGATGGAAGACTCTCTTCGCCGCCAGATCGATTATAGAAAGACGCAGGCGGAGTTCATCGCGCGGGGTCTGGCTGGTCTGGCGGAAGCGGAACGGACTGGTGTCTATTACACGACGGATGACGTTCAGAAGTTGATGCGCAACAAGCTTGAAAAGGCTAAAGACCGCAAAGCAGCGCAACAGCAATGACTTTCGAACTGAGATACACCCAGACCTTTTATGAAGATCTGGATCGGCTCTCAGACTTTCTTATCGAACGCAATCCGGATTTGGCGGAACGCGGCATCGGCGCCATTCAGAAAGCGCTGATGATACTTGAGGATTTTCCTCTTATGGCCAGACGGGCATCTGAGGATGATCCCTTGTTGCGCGAACTCGTCGTACCCTTCGGCTCGGCCGGATACGTCATCCTATTCAAAGTGACGGGCGAAACGACCGTAACCGTCCTCGCCATCCGTCACCAGCGAGAAGAAGATTATCACTGACTATCGATCGCTGACCGCCGCCCTCGGATTGATCCAGGGCTCCTGGTTCGAGCGCGCGAGCGGCTGCTTGCCGAGAATGTGGTCGGCGGCCTTCTCGCCGGTCATGATCGAGGGGCCGTTCAGATTGCCGTAGGTGACGTGCGGGAAGATCGAGCTGTCGGCGACGCGCAAGGCCTCGACGCCGATCACCCGGGTCTGCGGATCGACCACCGCCATCGGATCATCCTTGGCGCCCATCTTGCAGGTGCCGCAGGGGTGATAGGCGCTTTCCAGATGTTCGCGCAGGAAGGCGTCGATCTGCTCGTCGCTCTGTACACCTTCGCCCGGTTGGATCTCCGGGCCGCGATAGGCGTCGAAGGCCGTCTGCCCGAAGATCTCGCGGGTCAGCCGCACGCAATGGCGGAATTTCTCCCAGTCTTCCGGGTGGCTCATATAGTTGAAACGCAGCACCGGCTCGGCCTTGGGGTCGGGTGAGCGCAGCGTCACGTTGCCGCGCGATTTCGACAGGTTGTAGCCGACATGCACCTGGAAACCGTGGCTTTTGGCCGCCGCCTTGCCGTCATAGCTGATCGCAACGGGGAGGAAATGATACTGGATGTCGGGCTGCTTCAGCCCCGGCGCGGAGCGCAGGAAGGCGCAGGCCTCGAATTGGTTGGAGGCGCCGAGCCCGCCCTTCGACAGCAGCCATTGCGCCCCCGCCACGCCCTGCCAGAACCAGGGCAGCCAGGAATAGAGCGACACCGGCTTGGTACTGACCTGCTGGAAGTAGAATTCCATATGGTCCTGCAGGTTGGCGCCGACGCCCGGCCGGTCGGCCTTCACATCGATGCCCATATCGTTGAGATGCTGACCCGGGCCGATGCCCGACAGCATCAAGAGCTTCGGCGAATTGAAGGAGGAGGCCGAGACGATCACCTCGCGGTTGGCCTTGACCACCTCCGTCCTGCCGCCGCGTTCGATTTCGACACCGGTCGCCCGGCCGTTCTCGATCACGATCTTGCGCGCCAGGCCGTACACGATTTCGACATTCTGCCGCTTCAGGGCCGGCTTCAGATAGGCGTTGGCGGCAGACCAGCGGCGGCCGGCAAAGATGGTCTGCTCCATCAGCCCGAAGCCTTCCTGCTTGCGGCCGTTATAATCCTCCGTCGTCTCGAAACCCGCCTGTTTGCCGGCCTCGACGAAGGCGCGAAACAGTGGATTGGTGAAGCCGCCGCGCTGGACATGCAGCGGCCCGTTGGTGCCGCGCCAGCCTTCCTCGCCGCCATGCGAATGTTCCATCCGCTTGAAATAGGGAAGCACGTCGGCATAGGCCCAGCCGCTGGCGCCAAGCTCCTCCCAGCGGTTGAAATCTTCGGCGTGGCCGCGCACATAGACCATGCCGTTGATTGAGGAGGAGCCGCCGATCACCTTGCCGCGCGGCGCAGTGATGCGCCGGTTGTTGAGGTTGGGTTCCGGCTCGGAGAGATAACCCCAGTTATAGCGCTTCATGCTCATCGGCCAGGCAAGAGCCGCCGGCATCTGGATGAACGGCCCGAAATCGCTGCCGCCCGCCTCGATGACGAGAACGGAATTCTTGCCGTCTTCGGAGAGGCGATAGGCAAGCGCCGAGCCGGCGGAACCGGAGCCGATGATGACGAAATCTGCTTGCATAGTCTTGTCTTTCTCGATTTGCCCTTCGTCCGGCTGCTTGTTCGCCGGGCCTGCCCCTCATCCGGCTGCCGCCACCTTCTCCCCGCTCGCGGGGAGAAGGGATATGCCGCACCGTTTCGGCATTCTTGACCGCCCCGTTTGCCACGTCCCCTCTCCCCGCGTGCGGGGAGAGGGTTAGGGTGAGGGGCAGCGTCTTGCGCCGTTCAATACGGCGCCTGTACCGGCCCCATGCCGACGTAAACCGTCTTCAGCTCGGAATAATGCTCCAGCGCCGCCAGCGAATTCTCGCGGCCGAAGCCCGATTGTTTCGAGCCGCCGAAGGGGATTTCCACCGGGCAGAGATTATAGGTGTTGATCCAGAGCGTGCCCGCCTCCAGCCGGTCGACGACGCGATGGGCGCGGGTGAGGTCGGCGGTGAAGACGCCGCCGGAGAGGCCGAATTCGCTGGCATTGGCGCGTGTGATGACCTCGTCCTCATCGTCGAAATCGAGCACCGACATGACGGGCCCGAAGATCTCCTCGCGGGCGATGGTCATGTCGTCGGTGACGTCGGCAAACACGGTCGGCTGCACGTAATAGCCTTCGCCCGAGACGTTGTTGGGAATTCCGCCGCCGGCAACCAGCGTTGCGCCCTCGGCCTTGCCCTTCTCGATATAGGCAATCACCTTCTCGCGCTGCGCCCAGGAGACCATCGGCCCGATCTGCGTCGCCTCATCCATCGGATCGCCGATCAGCATCGCTTCGGTGCGCGCCTTCAGCCGCTTGAGGAACTCGGCCTTGATGCCCTTCTGCACGAAGACGCGGGTGCCGTTCGAGCAGACCTGGCCGGTCGAATAGAAGTTGCCGAGCATGGCGCCGCCGACCGCCGAATCGAGATCGGCGTCGTCGAAGACGATGAGCGGCGACTTGCCGCCGAGTTCCATCGTCACATGCTTGAGGTTGCCGGCGGCCGCCGCCGCGACCCTGCGGCCGGTCGGCACCGAGCCGGTCAGCGACACTTTGGCGACATCGGGGTGGTTGACGAGCAGCGGCCCGGTGTCGCGGTCGCCCTGGATGACGTTGAAGAGCCCCTTCGGCAGCCCCGCCTCATGCAGGATCTCGGCGATCTTCAGGGCGCCGAGCGGGGTGTTTTCCGAGGGCTTGAACACCATGGCATTGCCTGAGATCAGCGCCGGCGCACTTTTCCAGCAGGCGATCTGCTGCGGATAGTTCCAGGCGCCGATGCCGACGCAGACGCCGAGCGGCACCCGCTTGGTATAGGCGAAATCCTGGCCGAGCGGGATATGCGAACCGTTGAGCCCGGCGGGTGCGACGCCGCCGAAGAATTCAAAGGCGTCGGCGCCCGAGGTCGGGTCGGCGACGATCGTCTCCTGGATCGGCTTGCCGGTATCGAGCGTTTCCAGTTCGGAGAGCGCCCGGTTTCTCTCGCGCATGATCTCGGCGGCGCGCTTGAGGATGCGCCCGCGCGCCATCGGGCTCATCGCCGCCCATTCCGGCTGGGCGCGTTTGGCCGCCGCAATCGCCTTTTCGACGATCGCAGGCGTTGCCGCATGCAGGCGGGCGATCACCTCGCCGGTCGCCGGATAGAGGCTCTCGATGACGGTGCCGTCTGTGTCCTCGACATATTCGCCGTCGATGAAGTGCGAGGCTTTCGGCTGGGCTTTCATGTCATTTGTCCTTGGGGGAGGTGGTGGATAGAAGCGCGTTCACATAATCCTCCGTCAGCGCGATCGAGGCTTCGATGCCGATCGGCGCGGATTTCAGACTTTGCCTGATATAGAGCCCGTCGATCATCGCCGCTGCGCCTTCGGCGATGCGTTCTGCGGCGTCGACGGGCAGCAGCGCCTTGAGATCGGCAAGCAGATTGGAGCGCAGCCGTCTGGCATAGATCACCAGGAAACGCCGCGTCTCTTCCGAGCGCTGCGCTTCGGCATAAAAGGCAAGCCAGGCGGCAATCGTGTCGGGCGCGAACTGGTCGGCGTGGAAGCTGACGCGGATGACGGCCGAAAGCCGCGCCCGCGGCGTCTTGGCTGCCTTCAGCGCCGCCACCGTATCGCGGCGCAGCTGCCTCAGAAGCGAGCGGATGGTCTCGATCAGCAATTGCTCCTTGCTGCCGAAATAATGGTGCGCAAGCGCCGCCGACACGCCGGCCTGGCGGGCGATGTCGGACATGGTGACGGCAAGCGAGCCGTGATCGCCGATCACTCGCAGCGCTGCATCGACCAGCGCCTTGCGGCGCACCGGTTCCATCCCGACCTTCGGCAACGGACAATTCTCCCTGAAATTCATAGGCAGAGTATTTTTGATTGATTGATCAATCAACAAAAATCTTTCTCGATTTGACCGAGATCAGATCTTTCCCTGAAAAATTGCTGCAACATATTCCAAAATTCAGGAGGTGCGCCATGGCCGATGTCTTCAACGCAGTGCCCACATCCTCGCTGCAGTCGAAATGGATCTGGTTCGTCGGTCTCGGCGTGTTGCTGCTCGTCTGCGGCCTGATCGCGCTCGGCAATCTGATGCTCGCCACCGTCGTCTCGGTCTATTACGTCGGCATGCTCATGCTGTTCGGCGGCGTGACCTATCTCGTCCATGCCTTCCAGGTCCGCGGCTGGGATCACGTGCTCTTCTGGATGCTGAGCGGCTTGCTCTACGTGCTCGCCGGCATCTGCGCCTTCATCAACCCGATCCTGACGTCGGCGGCGCTGACGCTGTTTCTTTCGCTCGCGCTTGTCATCGCCGGCGTTTTCCGCACCTGGGTCGGCATGCGCATGAAACCGACCAGGCGCTGGCGCTTTATCGTCGCAAGCGGCGTCATCACCGCGCTTGCCGGTTTCGTCATCGCTCTCGGCTGGCCGGTCAACAGCCTGTGGATCCTCGGCCTGTTCCTGGCCGCCGACCTCACCATCCAGGGCTGGACGATGATCGCCTTCGGCCTCGGCATCCGCCATGGACCTGCCGAAAGTGGTGCGCCTGCGCCGCTGTCCGATCGTTCTTTTTGACAAGGGGGTGAGAGGGGATTAAACTTTAGGGGTATATGCGATCGCCGCAAATGGTCATGCGTCCCCCAAAGGCAGGGTTCTGCCTGAATAAAAAAGGGAGGAAGTTCATGCCGATGGTCACCGTTTCCATCTCTCCGCAACAGGCAGCGGGCATCCGTGCCGCCGTCGACAATGGCGGTTATGCCTCCAGCAGCGAGGTCG contains:
- a CDS encoding chloride channel protein, with product MPVLYRKSRLLRRSRVLWGSLALWRPRLIFWCGAFAIGIISVGFARLADLAQRAFAGLTASGEWGFLLPLVITPLGFMLSAYLAARFFPNAQGSGIPQAIAARHLRDAEDRTRLLSLRLVFGKIVLTVLGLLSGASIGREGPTVQVGASIMLAVARFGGMAQARGLILAGSAAGIAAAFNTPLAGIVFAIEEMSRTYESRANGLVLTAVILSGLAALGLAGSYNYFGSTSVAPASLRDWELVLVCGIGGGALGAAFSGLALHAGQHIRRFAQPQPLRRMVLLAAVCGLAVAVIGMLSGGTTFGTGYDQAKGAVEGNPLPLIFFLEKLVAGFLSMISGIPGGIFAPSLAVGAGFGSTVGQLMGSGIALAAILGMAGYFSGVVQAPMTAFVIILEMTGDHQAVIPIMAVSMIGYITSRLLSREPLYHGLSRVFIAAAIRARRAGAG
- a CDS encoding YlcI/YnfO family protein, which encodes MKTASLPSLRVDPELRAAAESVLKEGESLSSLMEDSLRRQIDYRKTQAEFIARGLAGLAEAERTGVYYTTDDVQKLMRNKLEKAKDRKAAQQQ
- a CDS encoding type II toxin-antitoxin system RelE/ParE family toxin, encoding MTFELRYTQTFYEDLDRLSDFLIERNPDLAERGIGAIQKALMILEDFPLMARRASEDDPLLRELVVPFGSAGYVILFKVTGETTVTVLAIRHQREEDYH
- the betA gene encoding choline dehydrogenase, with product MQADFVIIGSGSAGSALAYRLSEDGKNSVLVIEAGGSDFGPFIQMPAALAWPMSMKRYNWGYLSEPEPNLNNRRITAPRGKVIGGSSSINGMVYVRGHAEDFNRWEELGASGWAYADVLPYFKRMEHSHGGEEGWRGTNGPLHVQRGGFTNPLFRAFVEAGKQAGFETTEDYNGRKQEGFGLMEQTIFAGRRWSAANAYLKPALKRQNVEIVYGLARKIVIENGRATGVEIERGGRTEVVKANREVIVSASSFNSPKLLMLSGIGPGQHLNDMGIDVKADRPGVGANLQDHMEFYFQQVSTKPVSLYSWLPWFWQGVAGAQWLLSKGGLGASNQFEACAFLRSAPGLKQPDIQYHFLPVAISYDGKAAAKSHGFQVHVGYNLSKSRGNVTLRSPDPKAEPVLRFNYMSHPEDWEKFRHCVRLTREIFGQTAFDAYRGPEIQPGEGVQSDEQIDAFLREHLESAYHPCGTCKMGAKDDPMAVVDPQTRVIGVEALRVADSSIFPHVTYGNLNGPSIMTGEKAADHILGKQPLARSNQEPWINPRAAVSDR
- the betB gene encoding betaine-aldehyde dehydrogenase; this translates as MKAQPKASHFIDGEYVEDTDGTVIESLYPATGEVIARLHAATPAIVEKAIAAAKRAQPEWAAMSPMARGRILKRAAEIMRERNRALSELETLDTGKPIQETIVADPTSGADAFEFFGGVAPAGLNGSHIPLGQDFAYTKRVPLGVCVGIGAWNYPQQIACWKSAPALISGNAMVFKPSENTPLGALKIAEILHEAGLPKGLFNVIQGDRDTGPLLVNHPDVAKVSLTGSVPTGRRVAAAAAGNLKHVTMELGGKSPLIVFDDADLDSAVGGAMLGNFYSTGQVCSNGTRVFVQKGIKAEFLKRLKARTEAMLIGDPMDEATQIGPMVSWAQREKVIAYIEKGKAEGATLVAGGGIPNNVSGEGYYVQPTVFADVTDDMTIAREEIFGPVMSVLDFDDEDEVITRANASEFGLSGGVFTADLTRAHRVVDRLEAGTLWINTYNLCPVEIPFGGSKQSGFGRENSLAALEHYSELKTVYVGMGPVQAPY
- the betI gene encoding transcriptional regulator BetI; the encoded protein is MPKVGMEPVRRKALVDAALRVIGDHGSLAVTMSDIARQAGVSAALAHHYFGSKEQLLIETIRSLLRQLRRDTVAALKAAKTPRARLSAVIRVSFHADQFAPDTIAAWLAFYAEAQRSEETRRFLVIYARRLRSNLLADLKALLPVDAAERIAEGAAAMIDGLYIRQSLKSAPIGIEASIALTEDYVNALLSTTSPKDK
- a CDS encoding HdeD family acid-resistance protein — its product is MADVFNAVPTSSLQSKWIWFVGLGVLLLVCGLIALGNLMLATVVSVYYVGMLMLFGGVTYLVHAFQVRGWDHVLFWMLSGLLYVLAGICAFINPILTSAALTLFLSLALVIAGVFRTWVGMRMKPTRRWRFIVASGVITALAGFVIALGWPVNSLWILGLFLAADLTIQGWTMIAFGLGIRHGPAESGAPAPLSDRSF